A genomic region of Magnolia sinica isolate HGM2019 chromosome 6, MsV1, whole genome shotgun sequence contains the following coding sequences:
- the LOC131249258 gene encoding NADPH-dependent aldehyde reductase-like protein, chloroplastic, producing the protein MGSTTPHATVTDQPQFASTSLHRRVAIVTGGTGGIGSAVVLHLASLGANVVIAYIGDHKVADDLVSKITNSSYPRAIAVETDVSDPAQVKNLFDQAESTFSKIHILITTAAVCDYSYPSLADTSVEVFDWTFSVNCKGTFICCREAANRLVKGGGGRIITFSSSTVGSLRPGYSAYTASKAAVETMTKVLARELKGTMITANSIAPGATMTPMFYSGKSEEVVEMILGESPMLRLGAPEDIAPMVGFLASDAGEWVNAQVIRVNGGYI; encoded by the coding sequence atgggaAGTACTACTCCACATGCCACTGTCACAGACCAGCCCCAATTCGCATCCACGTCGTTGCATCGCCGGGTGGCCATCGTGACAGGCGGCACAGGTGGCATTGGCAGCGCCGTCGTCCTCCACCTCGCCTCCCTTGGCGCCAACGTGGTCATCGCCTACATCGGCGATCACAAAGTAGCTGATGATCTAGTGTCCAAGATCACCAATTCATCCTACCCACGTGCCATCGCAGTCGAAACCGACGTCTCCGATCCAGCCCAAGTAAAGAACCTGTTCGACCAGGCCGAATCCACATTCAGCAAAATTCACATCCTCATCACCACTGCCGCAGTCTGCGACTACTCCTACCCGTCACTGGCCGACACGTCCGTCGAGGTCTTCGATTGGACCTTCAGTGTAAATTGCAAAGGAACATTCATATGTTGCCGGGAAGCAGCCAACCGTCTCGTGAAGGGTGGTGGTGGACGGATAATAACATTCTCATCATCAACGGTTGGATCGTTGCGGCCCGGCTACTCAGCCTACACAGCCTCAAAGGCTGCAGTCGAGACGATGACAAAGGTATTAGCCAGGGAGCTGAAAGGGACCATGATCACAGCCAATAGCATAGCCCCAGGGGCCACAATGACACCCATGTTCTACAGCGGCAAGTCGGAGGAAGTCGTGGAGATGATCCTCGGCGAAAGCCCAATGCTGCGGCTCGGTGCACCGGAGGACATTGCACCCATGGTGGGGTTCTTGGCTAGTGATGCAGGGGAATGGGTGAATGCCCAAGTCATTCGTGTCAATGGTGGCTACATCTGA